A part of Aegilops tauschii subsp. strangulata cultivar AL8/78 chromosome 2, Aet v6.0, whole genome shotgun sequence genomic DNA contains:
- the LOC109779021 gene encoding SNF1-related protein kinase regulatory subunit gamma-1, with product METDSPRSPEAEIGHRVEDLWEVAQPQLSPSEKLNSCFEDIPVAAFPRNHPSQVIEIPSDASLSDTVETLSKNKILSAPIRNVDAPEDATWIDKYIGIVEFAGIAMWLLHQSDASGNGTAGSAVGSPVANLASRLGSFTFRRTSSGRVETTTDSESDEAASVGGSFFETLTSSEFYKNTKVGDISGSFRWAPFLALQTSDTFLTMLLLLSKYRMKSLPVVDMGGNQIENIITQSCVVHMLAECVGLPWFESWGTKKLSELGLPLMKPYKLVKVNEDQPVLKAFQLMREKGVGGVPVIDTNGTKAIGNISIRDVQYLLSAPKIYKQYRTISAKDFLTAVRHHLQEQHEASPLLHDVITCKRDDVIKEIILKLDSTKIHRIYVVDDKGDTEGVITLRDIISKLVHEPRHYFGDFFDGVVPLPTNSTV from the exons ATGGAGACGGACAGCCCGCGGAGCCCGGAGGCGGAGATCGGGCACCGGGTGGAGGACCTGTGGGAGGTGGCGCAGCCGCAGCTGTCCCCGTCGGAGAAGCTCAACTCCTGCTTCGAGGACATCCCCGTCGCCGCCTTCCCGCGCAACCACCCCTCGCAAG TGATCGAGATACCTTCGGATGCCAGCCTTTCTGATACTGTTGAGACATTATCCAAGAATAAAATTTTGAGTGCACCCATAAGAAACGTCGATGCTCCAGAGGATGCTACTTGGATAGACAAATACATCGGTATTGTGGAATTTGCTGGTATTGCAATGTGGTTGCTTCATCAG TCTGATGCTTCAGGTAATGGAACAGCTGGTTCTGCAGTTGGATCACCTGTGGCCAATCTAGCATCTAGGTTAGGCTCTTTCACATTCAGAAGAACGTCATCTGGCAGGGTAGAAACCACTACTGATTCAGAATCAGATGAAGCTGCATCAGTGGGTGGAAGCTTTTTTGAAACCCTTACTTCCTCTGAGTTCTACAAGAACACAAAG GTTGGCGATATCTCAGGAAGCTTCCGGTGGGCACCATTTCTTGCCCTGCAGACATCTGACACATTCCTCACCATGCTGCTTCTTCTATCCAAGTACAGGATGAAGAGCCTCCCAGTGGTGGATATGGGGGGGAATCAGATTGAGAATATCATTACACAATCTTGCGTTGTGCACATGCTTGCAGAGTGTGTTGGACTTCCTTGGTTTGAAAGCTGGGGAACCAAGAAACTCTCTGAACTGGGCCTTCCTCTGATGAAGCCATACAAACTTGTTAAG GTAAATGAAGACCAGCCAGTCCTAAAAGCCTTCCAACTGATGAGGGAAAAGGGGGTTGGTGGTGTGCCTGTTATTGACACAAATGGAACAAAAGCAATTGGTAACATTAGCATCAGAGATGTCCAATATCTTTTGAGTGCCCCCAAGATATACAAACAATACAG GACAATCTCAGCCAAGGATTTCCTTACCGCGGTCCGGCACCACCTCCAGGAGCAACACGAAGCGTCGCCGTTGCTGCACGACGTGATCACATGCAAAAGAGACGACGTGATCAAGGAAATCATACTGAAGCTGGACTCGACCAAGATCCACAGGATCTACGTGGTCGACGACAAGGGGGACACCGAGGGGGTGATCACGCTGAGGGACATAATCTCCAAGCTGGTGCACGAGCCACGGCATTACTTTGGGGATTTCTTCGACGGCGTCGTTCCCCTACCCACAAACAGTACCGTATGA